One genomic region from Halorussus rarus encodes:
- a CDS encoding ABC transporter permease — MLRATVVERFAIAVAATLLALVLGAVIVAASGYDAVEFVSALLYGAFGTRSNVAFTLRQSTMLVLAGVAVAVAFRAGVFNIGVQGQFVVGGFATAVTVLFLAPHLPTGAVGGVALIVLGTLAAILAGGAYAALPGLMKAYADANEVITTIMLNFIASGVVFYVVDSYLRPAGASAPNTENFPEYVALPSVVFDSPSFSVVGLAVALATVVAVYVVMARTRFGYDLVTSGHQEPAAAYSGVDPKRNVVATMTFSGMVAGLAGAVFTVMILGYYSDPSTFPRFGFDAIAVSLLAANNPLGVVPAGLLFGGLDAGGQYIGFTLDVPPELVDGVVGLVVLFVAAPELFRMAGRRTGLGGNSAEARPGRTESDGGDEP, encoded by the coding sequence ATGCTCCGGGCGACGGTGGTCGAGCGGTTCGCCATCGCGGTGGCCGCGACGCTGCTGGCGCTCGTACTCGGGGCAGTCATCGTCGCCGCCTCGGGCTACGACGCGGTCGAGTTCGTCTCCGCGCTGCTGTACGGTGCGTTCGGCACTCGCTCGAACGTCGCGTTCACGCTGCGCCAGTCGACGATGCTCGTCCTCGCGGGCGTGGCGGTGGCGGTCGCGTTCCGAGCGGGCGTGTTCAACATCGGCGTCCAGGGCCAGTTCGTGGTCGGCGGGTTCGCCACCGCGGTCACGGTGCTGTTCCTCGCGCCCCACCTCCCGACCGGCGCGGTCGGCGGCGTCGCGCTGATCGTCCTCGGGACGCTCGCCGCGATACTGGCGGGCGGGGCGTACGCCGCGCTCCCGGGACTCATGAAGGCCTACGCCGACGCCAACGAGGTCATTACGACAATCATGCTCAACTTCATCGCGTCGGGGGTCGTCTTCTACGTCGTCGACAGCTACCTCCGGCCGGCCGGCGCCTCCGCGCCGAACACCGAGAACTTCCCCGAGTACGTCGCGCTCCCGTCTGTCGTGTTCGACAGCCCGTCGTTCTCGGTGGTCGGCCTCGCCGTGGCGCTCGCGACGGTGGTCGCGGTCTACGTCGTGATGGCCCGCACCCGGTTCGGCTACGACCTCGTGACCAGCGGCCACCAGGAGCCCGCGGCGGCCTACTCCGGCGTCGACCCGAAGCGCAACGTCGTCGCCACGATGACGTTCTCGGGCATGGTGGCCGGCCTCGCGGGCGCGGTGTTCACCGTCATGATCCTGGGCTACTACAGCGACCCCTCGACGTTCCCGCGGTTCGGCTTCGACGCCATCGCGGTCAGCCTGCTGGCGGCCAACAACCCGCTCGGCGTGGTGCCGGCGGGCCTTCTGTTCGGCGGCCTCGACGCCGGCGGTCAGTACATCGGCTTCACGCTCGACGTGCCGCCGGAACTGGTCGACGGCGTGGTCGGCCTCGTCGTCCTGTTCGTCGCCGCGCCGGAGCTGTTCCGGATGGCCGGCCGGCGCACCGGCCTCGGAGGGAACTCCGCGGAGGCTCGACCGGGTCGGACGGAGTCCGACGGGGGTGACGAGCCGTGA
- a CDS encoding ABC transporter ATP-binding protein, with translation MSDTQPPAVRLDGVTKRFGDVVANDGVDLTLEKGTVHALVGENGAGKTTLMSVLYGLYDPDAGDVYVDGERRTFDSPRDAIDAGVGMIHQHFQLVDTMTVIQNVVLGHEPSENGLVDESSARADIEDICDTYGFDVDRYLETKVEQLGVGVQQRVEIVKSLYRGADVLVLDEPTAVLTPQEVEGLFEVMKELTDRGRSLIFITHKLDEAMAVADEITVLRDGKSVGTVAAADTSREELARMMVGRDVLFDYPERETAPGDVALSVEDLRVRDDRDLEQVGGVDLTVREGEILGIAGVEGNGQAELVEALTGLREVEDGTVTFHGNDITDTSRRRRIERGITYVPEDRQEEGLVQDYDLVRNALLGNQTVEPFVSGGFVDWSAVRDHAEDIVDEYDVQPPNADAEAASLSGGNQQKFVVGRELEHDPDLIVASHPTRGVDIGSIEFIHERLLEMRDAGLAVLFVSSKLDEVRKLSDRVAVMYEGEFVDVVDPDAVTEEELGLLMAGRSRDAGDETREAGEAGETGATETDRSAESTTDESAESATDGRTESTTDGGVES, from the coding sequence ATGAGCGACACCCAGCCACCCGCCGTCCGGCTCGACGGCGTCACCAAGCGGTTCGGCGACGTCGTCGCCAACGACGGCGTCGACCTCACCCTCGAGAAGGGGACGGTCCACGCGCTCGTCGGCGAGAACGGCGCGGGCAAGACCACGCTGATGAGCGTCCTCTACGGCCTCTACGACCCCGACGCGGGCGACGTCTACGTCGACGGCGAGCGCCGGACGTTCGACTCGCCCCGGGACGCCATCGACGCCGGCGTCGGGATGATCCACCAGCACTTCCAGCTGGTCGACACGATGACAGTCATCCAGAACGTCGTGCTCGGCCACGAGCCCTCGGAGAACGGGCTGGTCGACGAATCGAGCGCCCGGGCCGACATCGAGGACATCTGCGACACCTACGGCTTCGACGTCGACCGGTATCTCGAAACCAAAGTCGAGCAACTGGGCGTCGGCGTCCAGCAGCGCGTCGAGATCGTCAAGAGCCTCTACCGGGGCGCCGACGTGCTCGTGCTCGACGAGCCGACCGCGGTGCTCACGCCCCAGGAGGTCGAGGGGCTGTTCGAGGTGATGAAGGAACTCACCGACCGCGGCCGGTCGCTCATCTTCATCACCCACAAGCTCGACGAGGCGATGGCGGTCGCCGACGAGATCACCGTGCTGCGCGACGGGAAGTCCGTCGGCACCGTCGCGGCCGCCGACACCTCCCGGGAGGAGCTCGCCCGGATGATGGTCGGCCGGGACGTGCTGTTCGACTACCCCGAGCGCGAGACCGCGCCCGGCGACGTCGCGCTCTCGGTCGAGGACCTCCGGGTCCGCGACGACCGCGACCTCGAACAGGTCGGCGGCGTCGACCTCACCGTCCGGGAGGGCGAGATCCTCGGCATCGCCGGCGTCGAGGGGAACGGTCAGGCCGAACTCGTGGAGGCGCTGACCGGCCTGCGCGAGGTCGAGGACGGCACCGTCACCTTCCACGGGAACGACATCACCGACACCAGCCGGCGCCGCCGCATCGAGAGGGGCATCACCTACGTCCCCGAGGACCGCCAGGAGGAGGGGCTGGTCCAGGACTACGACCTGGTCCGGAACGCGCTGCTGGGCAACCAGACGGTCGAGCCGTTCGTCAGCGGCGGCTTCGTGGACTGGTCGGCGGTCCGGGACCACGCCGAGGACATCGTCGACGAGTACGACGTCCAGCCGCCGAACGCCGACGCCGAGGCGGCGTCGCTGTCGGGCGGCAACCAGCAGAAGTTCGTGGTCGGCCGGGAGCTCGAGCACGACCCGGACCTCATCGTCGCCTCCCATCCGACTCGCGGGGTCGACATCGGGAGCATCGAGTTCATCCACGAGCGCCTGCTCGAGATGCGCGACGCGGGGCTCGCGGTGCTGTTCGTCTCCTCGAAGCTCGACGAGGTCCGGAAGCTCTCGGACCGCGTCGCGGTCATGTACGAGGGCGAGTTCGTCGACGTGGTCGACCCCGACGCGGTGACCGAGGAGGAGCTCGGCCTACTGATGGCCGGGCGCAGTCGGGACGCGGGCGACGAGACCCGCGAAGCGGGCGAGGCAGGCGAGACGGGCGCGACGGAGACGGACAGGAGCGCCGAATCCACGACCGACGAGAGCGCCGAATCGGCCACCGACGGCAGGACCGAATCCACGACCGACGGAGGTGTCGAGTCGTGA
- a CDS encoding BMP family lipoprotein, protein MTGDRQADGDSEPAYRRKLTASDVDRRSVLRSGAALVAGIGLAGCTGGQDGGSTTTTTESGGGGGTTTTTTSGGGGGGEPTNIAIVSSPAGFGDGAFNDLALEGIRAAAENYNIEIQQVEETDQSQYRTVQSRLAESSNPDYDLIVLVGYNHTQALETNASQYSDQRWMLINDYVDQPNVAGYTWANHEMSFQAGVLAGTMTTRELSHSGNSLNPDNAVIGFVGGVDGALINAFERSYVAGAEWVNEDVDVRVGYIGNYTDTQTANNIASSQYDAGADIVYHAAAAAGQGVFQAARDANRFAIGVDSDQSKTLPDYQDVIMGSAVKFINEGTRDVAQAVVQDNWDQVNGQNVLGLQEDAVAVVLGQAVGPKLPDVVTQNLEESKQAIVNGDVTVPCTASGCQN, encoded by the coding sequence ATGACGGGTGACAGGCAGGCGGACGGCGACTCGGAACCGGCGTACAGGCGGAAGCTGACCGCGAGCGACGTCGACCGGCGGAGCGTCCTCCGGTCGGGCGCGGCCCTCGTGGCGGGAATCGGGCTGGCCGGCTGTACCGGCGGCCAGGACGGCGGTTCGACCACCACGACGACGGAAAGCGGCGGAGGCGGGGGAACAACCACGACTACGACGAGCGGGGGCGGCGGGGGCGGCGAACCCACGAACATCGCCATCGTCTCGAGTCCCGCCGGGTTCGGCGACGGCGCGTTCAACGACCTCGCGCTGGAGGGGATTCGGGCGGCCGCCGAGAACTACAACATCGAGATTCAGCAGGTCGAGGAGACCGACCAGTCCCAGTACCGGACGGTCCAGTCGCGGCTCGCCGAGAGCTCGAACCCGGACTACGACCTCATCGTGCTGGTCGGGTACAACCACACGCAGGCGCTGGAGACCAACGCCTCCCAGTACTCCGACCAGCGGTGGATGCTCATCAACGACTACGTCGACCAGCCCAACGTCGCCGGCTACACCTGGGCCAACCACGAGATGTCGTTCCAGGCGGGCGTGCTCGCCGGCACGATGACGACCCGCGAGCTTTCCCACTCCGGCAACTCGCTGAACCCCGACAACGCCGTCATCGGCTTCGTCGGCGGCGTCGACGGGGCGCTCATCAACGCCTTCGAGCGGTCCTACGTCGCGGGCGCCGAGTGGGTCAACGAGGACGTCGACGTCCGGGTCGGCTACATCGGCAACTACACCGACACCCAGACCGCGAACAACATCGCGAGCTCCCAGTACGACGCGGGCGCGGACATCGTCTACCACGCCGCCGCGGCGGCCGGGCAGGGCGTCTTCCAGGCCGCCCGCGACGCGAACCGGTTCGCCATCGGCGTCGACTCCGACCAGTCGAAGACGCTGCCCGACTACCAGGACGTCATCATGGGGTCGGCGGTCAAGTTCATCAACGAGGGGACCCGCGACGTCGCCCAGGCCGTGGTCCAGGACAACTGGGACCAGGTCAACGGCCAGAACGTGCTCGGCCTCCAGGAGGACGCCGTCGCGGTGGTCCTCGGCCAGGCCGTCGGGCCGAAGCTCCCGGACGTCGTGACCCAGAACCTCGAGGAGTCCAAGCAGGCCATCGTGAACGGCGACGTGACGGTGCCCTGCACGGCCTCGGGCTGCCAGAACTGA
- a CDS encoding Rpp14/Pop5 family protein, which translates to MKHLPKHLRPRWRYLAVGIESWPDADITRRDFQRSVWFAAQNLLGDAGSADADLSVLQFEFGDGTGEAVVRARHGHADEARAAIACIDEVKNDPVGLRVRGISGTVRACEEKYLRRGGQFWDERKVVFGDAQRIAVERGGLLDVRTDGTFAGATELDFE; encoded by the coding sequence ATGAAGCACCTCCCCAAGCACCTCCGACCGCGGTGGCGCTACCTCGCGGTCGGCATCGAGTCGTGGCCCGACGCCGACATCACCCGGCGGGACTTCCAGCGCAGCGTCTGGTTCGCCGCCCAGAACCTGCTTGGCGACGCCGGGAGCGCCGACGCCGACCTGTCGGTGCTCCAGTTCGAGTTCGGGGACGGGACCGGGGAGGCCGTGGTCCGCGCCCGGCACGGCCACGCCGACGAGGCACGGGCCGCGATTGCCTGCATCGACGAAGTCAAGAACGACCCCGTCGGCCTCCGCGTCCGCGGTATAAGCGGTACGGTCCGTGCCTGTGAAGAAAAGTATTTACGACGAGGCGGCCAATTTTGGGACGAGAGAAAAGTCGTGTTCGGGGACGCCCAGCGGATAGCAGTCGAGCGAGGCGGACTCCTCGACGTGCGAACCGACGGGACGTTCGCGGGCGCGACGGAACTCGATTTCGAGTGA
- the psmA gene encoding archaeal proteasome endopeptidase complex subunit alpha — translation MQGQSQQQAYDRGITIFSPDGRLYQVEYAREAVKRGTASIGIRTEGGIVLAVDKRIRSELMERTSVEKIHKADDHIGIASAGHVADARQLIDFARRQAQVNRLRYGEPVGVETLTKEVTDHIQQYTQVGGARPFGVALIIGGIEDGEPRLYETDPSGTPYEWRALAVGADRGEIQEYLEDNYSEAMDLDGGIELALRALGSVNDDQLSPEGVGIATVDAESEQFMELSNDETEEYLSELDLLGGGDDEDEPEEE, via the coding sequence ATGCAGGGACAATCCCAACAGCAGGCCTACGACCGCGGGATCACCATCTTCTCCCCGGACGGACGCCTCTACCAGGTCGAGTACGCCCGCGAGGCCGTCAAGCGCGGCACGGCGAGTATCGGCATCCGCACCGAAGGCGGCATCGTGCTCGCGGTGGACAAGCGCATCCGCTCGGAGCTGATGGAGCGGACCAGCGTCGAGAAGATACACAAGGCCGACGACCACATCGGCATCGCCTCCGCGGGCCACGTCGCCGACGCCCGCCAGCTCATCGACTTCGCCCGGAGGCAGGCCCAGGTCAACCGCCTGCGATACGGCGAGCCCGTCGGCGTCGAGACGCTGACCAAGGAGGTCACCGACCACATCCAGCAGTACACCCAGGTCGGCGGCGCGCGCCCGTTCGGCGTCGCGCTCATCATCGGCGGCATCGAGGACGGCGAGCCGCGACTCTACGAGACCGATCCGTCCGGCACTCCCTACGAGTGGCGGGCGCTCGCGGTCGGCGCGGACCGCGGCGAGATCCAGGAGTACCTCGAGGACAACTACAGCGAGGCCATGGACCTCGACGGCGGCATCGAGCTCGCGCTCCGGGCGCTCGGCTCGGTCAACGACGACCAGCTCAGCCCCGAGGGCGTCGGCATCGCTACGGTCGACGCCGAGTCCGAGCAGTTCATGGAGCTCTCGAACGACGAGACTGAAGAGTACCTCAGCGAACTCGACCTGCTCGGCGGCGGCGACGACGAAGACGAGCCGGAAGAGGAGTAG
- a CDS encoding succinylglutamate desuccinylase/aspartoacylase domain-containing protein translates to MRIEQLGEGTPEIAVVAGIHGDEPCGVRGIERVLAESPAVERPVKFVIANEEALERGVRYVEEDLNRAFPGDPDADTHERRLAADLAREIRDCTTLSLHSTQSYADPFALVDTVDAVARSVCPYLPVSVLVETGAESEGRLIEYPHVVEVECGLQGSDRAADNAVDLIYGFLRATGALPDAEPVAGEDRGEVTVYRLGSPVAKNGGDEYAVFAENFERVEAGEAYAATDGERLIADEPFYPVLMSPYGYENVFGYRGERVGVLDG, encoded by the coding sequence ATGCGAATCGAGCAGTTGGGCGAGGGTACCCCCGAGATCGCCGTGGTCGCCGGGATACACGGCGACGAGCCGTGCGGCGTCCGGGGAATCGAGCGCGTGCTGGCCGAGTCGCCCGCCGTCGAGCGCCCCGTCAAGTTCGTGATCGCCAACGAGGAGGCGCTGGAGCGGGGCGTCCGGTACGTCGAGGAGGACCTCAACCGCGCGTTCCCGGGCGACCCGGACGCCGACACCCACGAGCGCCGGCTGGCCGCCGACCTCGCGCGCGAGATCCGGGACTGCACCACTCTCTCGCTCCACTCCACCCAGTCGTACGCCGACCCCTTCGCGCTGGTCGATACGGTCGACGCGGTCGCGCGCTCGGTCTGCCCGTACCTCCCGGTCTCGGTACTGGTCGAGACCGGCGCCGAGAGCGAGGGCCGTCTCATCGAGTACCCCCACGTCGTCGAGGTCGAGTGCGGCCTCCAGGGGTCGGACCGCGCGGCCGACAACGCGGTCGACCTGATCTACGGCTTCCTCCGGGCCACCGGCGCGCTGCCCGACGCAGAACCCGTCGCGGGCGAGGACCGCGGCGAGGTGACCGTCTACCGGCTCGGCAGCCCGGTGGCCAAGAACGGCGGCGACGAGTACGCGGTGTTCGCCGAGAACTTCGAGCGCGTCGAGGCCGGCGAGGCGTACGCGGCGACCGACGGCGAGAGGCTGATTGCCGACGAACCGTTCTACCCGGTGCTGATGTCGCCGTACGGCTACGAGAACGTGTTCGGCTACCGGGGCGAGCGCGTCGGCGTTCTGGACGGGTGA
- a CDS encoding DUF7344 domain-containing protein translates to MTTTDSRQNRTADARRHRAERDAPLDAAFDALSDRTCRALLGQLAERDEAVVVPDLAARLASGDADAKESGADAPDAERRLCARLHHTLLPKLDDAGLVDYDADRGLVRYRPDSRFAAVASAVESFEAAASDVSIDALCELFADYRRRTAYLTLVSHDDLSLPDLADEVAVAERERPLTEIDPDDVLEIYLSLYHTHVPKLAAAGLVDYDQEADYVALTDDGLAFESPVRELCEPTEN, encoded by the coding sequence ATGACGACAACCGACTCCCGCCAGAACCGGACGGCCGACGCGCGCCGGCATCGCGCCGAGCGAGACGCCCCGCTCGACGCCGCCTTCGACGCGCTGTCGGACCGGACGTGTCGCGCCCTGCTCGGCCAGCTCGCCGAACGCGACGAGGCGGTCGTCGTACCGGACCTCGCGGCCCGACTCGCGAGCGGGGACGCAGACGCTAAGGAGTCCGGCGCCGACGCGCCGGACGCCGAGCGCCGCCTGTGCGCCCGGCTCCACCACACGTTGCTGCCGAAACTCGACGACGCGGGTCTCGTCGACTACGACGCCGACCGGGGCCTCGTCCGGTACCGTCCCGACTCCCGGTTCGCGGCGGTCGCCTCGGCCGTCGAGTCCTTCGAGGCCGCCGCCTCCGACGTCTCGATCGACGCGCTCTGCGAACTGTTCGCCGACTACCGGCGGCGGACCGCCTACCTCACGCTGGTGTCCCACGACGACCTCTCGCTGCCGGACCTCGCCGACGAGGTCGCGGTCGCCGAGCGCGAGCGGCCCCTGACCGAGATCGACCCCGACGACGTCTTGGAGATCTACCTCTCGCTGTACCACACCCACGTCCCGAAGCTCGCGGCCGCGGGGCTGGTGGACTACGACCAGGAGGCCGACTACGTGGCGCTGACCGACGACGGCTTGGCGTTCGAGTCGCCGGTCCGCGAACTCTGCGAGCCGACCGAGAACTGA
- a CDS encoding DUF309 domain-containing protein, which translates to MDEHTRDESVGPPRSGSPTGWLPAAGHWEHDTLRRATAHGVRLFNAGEFHESHDCFEDEWYNYGSGTTESKFCHGMVQVAAGAYKHFDFEDDGGMRSLFETALQYLHGVPRDYYGVDLLDVRETMTRALDDPGVLEGWQIELDGTRPVGDESDVAYAESLE; encoded by the coding sequence ATGGACGAGCACACCCGCGACGAGTCGGTCGGCCCGCCCCGCTCGGGGAGCCCGACGGGGTGGCTCCCGGCGGCGGGCCACTGGGAGCACGACACGCTCCGGCGCGCGACCGCCCACGGCGTCAGGCTGTTCAACGCCGGGGAGTTCCACGAGTCCCACGACTGCTTCGAGGACGAGTGGTACAACTACGGCAGCGGGACCACCGAGTCGAAGTTCTGCCACGGGATGGTCCAGGTCGCCGCGGGCGCGTACAAGCACTTCGACTTCGAGGACGACGGCGGGATGCGGTCGCTGTTCGAGACCGCGCTCCAGTACCTCCACGGCGTCCCCCGCGACTACTACGGGGTCGACCTGCTCGACGTCCGCGAGACGATGACCCGGGCGCTCGACGACCCCGGGGTCCTGGAGGGCTGGCAGATAGAACTCGACGGGACGCGTCCGGTGGGCGACGAGTCGGACGTCGCCTACGCCGAGTCGCTGGAGTGA
- a CDS encoding DUF2250 domain-containing protein, translated as MRTVDAESQTPDWMHSADTAILEYFQRSQPEYIPLVANRLGMHLDYVDGRCQCLVEYGLLEQVTGEAVYQLTDRGEGYLAGELTLGDVPDGA; from the coding sequence GTGCGTACCGTGGACGCCGAGAGCCAGACGCCCGACTGGATGCACAGCGCGGACACCGCCATCCTCGAGTACTTCCAGCGGAGCCAGCCCGAGTACATCCCGCTGGTCGCGAACCGGCTCGGGATGCACCTCGACTACGTCGACGGGCGGTGCCAGTGCCTCGTCGAGTACGGGCTGCTCGAGCAGGTCACCGGCGAGGCCGTCTACCAACTCACGGACCGCGGTGAGGGGTATCTCGCGGGCGAACTGACGCTCGGCGACGTCCCGGACGGCGCGTAG
- a CDS encoding group I truncated hemoglobin, which yields MNDETVFERLGGRDAVESVVDDFYDRVLSDERVVHHFEDSDTTELRAHQVQFIAAVTGGPVEYSGRDMQEAHPGMGITDAEFDVIADHLETALAENEVADEDRQRVLADVEELRPEIVEGRSASTPTS from the coding sequence GTGAACGACGAGACTGTGTTCGAACGCCTCGGCGGTCGCGACGCGGTCGAGAGCGTCGTCGACGACTTCTACGACCGAGTCCTGAGCGACGAGCGGGTGGTCCACCACTTCGAGGACAGCGACACGACCGAACTGCGGGCCCACCAGGTCCAGTTCATCGCCGCGGTGACCGGCGGCCCGGTCGAGTACTCCGGTCGGGACATGCAAGAGGCCCACCCCGGTATGGGCATCACGGACGCGGAGTTCGACGTCATCGCCGACCACCTGGAGACCGCGCTCGCCGAGAACGAAGTCGCCGACGAGGACCGTCAGCGAGTGCTCGCCGACGTCGAGGAGTTGCGCCCCGAAATCGTGGAGGGACGCTCGGCGAGTACACCCACCAGTTAA